In the Sandaracinus amylolyticus genome, AGACGGTGGTGCGCGCCTCGCCCGAGCGGGTGTGGGATCTGCTGAACGACGTCGCGAGCTGGCCCTCGTGGCATCGCGCCTGCCGATGGGTCCACGTCGACTCGGCGGACGGCGCGACCCGGCCGACGTCGTTCCGGTGGAAGGCACACCCGGTCGCGCTGCGCAGCACCGTCGTCGCCGCCGATCGACCGCGCACCTTCACGTTCACCGCGGATGCCCGGGGGCTGCACGCCGAGCACTCGTTCACGCTTCGTCCCACGCCCGACGGGCGGAGCACCGTCGTCGTCAGCCACGAGACCCAGGTGGGCCCGCTCCCGCAGCTCGGCCGGGCCGCGCTGAGCCGGCGGCTCGACGCCGCCAACCAGGCGTGGCTCGCCGATCTCGCCCGAACCGCGGGCGACGGCGCGGCAGCAGCGCGGTGAGGAGACCCTCGAGGGTCGACCAAACGGCACGCGTGCCGTTCGTTCGGGGGTAACTACCCCCAACCACCGGGATCCCATGCCGATCCGATCACCCGAAGGGGTGAACCGAACGGGATCGATGCCGTTCGGTTGGGGGTAACTACCCCCACAAACGGCATGTGATGCCGTTCGGTCGGACCTCGAGGGTCGGCGAGACGGGATCCCATCCCGGTTGGCTCACCCGAACGGGTGACCCGAGCGGGATCGCATGCCGTTCCGACCCCCCTCGAGGCTCGGAGAACCCGGGCTCACATGCGATCGAGCGTCAGCGTGCAGTCGGGCGGGCAGGTGATCGCGAGGGTGCCCGCGGTCGCGTCGTAGCTGCCGGTGCACGCGACCGCCTCGGCGCCCGCCAGCGAGAGCGACGCGGTCACCGCGCCCTCGGGGTCGACGGTCAGCGTGCCCGAGACCGCGGCGTCGGCGACGGTGGCGATCATCCACTCGCACGAGCTCGCGCCGGCGCGGACGTTGAGCGCGGCGCTCATCGCGACGCCGCAGCCGCCCACCGTCTCGGCGTAGCTGCCGGGCGTGAGCGCGACGCAGGTGGGGCCGCTGTCGGGGGGCGCGGCATCGCGCGGACCGGCGTCGCTCACCGCGGCATCGCGCGCGCCGCCGTCGCTCGACCCCGCGTCGGTCTGCGCGCCGATCGCACGGCAGGTGCGATCCGACGCGCAGCGGTACCCGAGCTGGCAGTCGGTGTCGATCACGCACTCGGGGCCGTCGTCCCCGCAGGCAGCGAGCGCGAGGACGAGAGCGAGTGGGAACAGCGCGCGGATCGACATCGCGAGCGAGACTACTTCATGACGTGGCGGTACACGAAGAGGCCGCTGAGGATCTTCGGCGCGAAGAAGGTGCTCTTCTCCGGCATGACGATGTCGGGGTTCGAGAGGCCCGCGTCGGCCACCGCGACGAGCTCGTCGATCGACACCGGGTGCAGCGCGATCGCGAGGTCGTACTCGCCGCGATCGACGACCGCCTTCATCTGATCGATCTGCGACTCGGGGTAGTAGTCGAAGTGCTTCGGGTCCTGGATCATCGAGTGCGTCAGGCCGAGCTGCGGATAGAGCTCGCGCTCGAGGATCGAGCAGTCGAGGCGGCCGACGACGTCGGTGGGGATCGTCTTGGCGTCGAGGAGGTACGCGCCGTCTCGGGTGTAGAGACAGAACGTGTGCTTCGGCGGCGTGTGGAGCGTGCTGGTGGGACGCAGCTCGAGCGCGCTCTTGATGTCCGCGAACTTCCGCACGCCGTTGACGACGCGGTCGTAGGCCTGGATGCGCGCTTCCTCGGTGACGTAGACGAGCGCGTGGGTCTGCGGGTTGAGCAGCGCCGCGTGATAACGGTGGTGGCCGTCGGCGATGTAGAAGGGCTGGGTCGCGAGCGTCGACTGGATCTCGCGGCCGAGCTCGCTCGCCTGGGTGACGCGCCAGATGCGCGACTCGATGCCGTGCAGGTCGTTGAGCGCCTGGAGGTCGGTCGTGAAGTGGTAGAGCGGCGCGGCGCTCTTGGCCTTCGCGAGGACGGCGCCGATCTTCGCCTGGGTGAGCGCGAAGACGGGACCGAAGGTGTGATCGGTGGCGCGCGCGAGGGCGATGCGGCCCTTCACCTTGTCGTCGAAGGTCTTCTCGTGGCGGATGATCTGCTTCGCCGCGTAGGGCGTGACCTCGGCCGCGACGAAGACGCCGGTGCGAGCTTCGGCGCCGAAGCGCTGCTCGTAGACGTAGTAGGCGGGCTCGTCGTCGGCGATCAGCGCGGCGTCGGAGCGGAGTCGCGCGAAGGCCTCCGCGGGGCGCTCGCCGAGCGTGACGTGATAGAGCGACTGCGCGCGCGCGGCGAGGAGCGCCTCGAGCTTGCTGCCCTTCTTGATGACGTCGTAGGGGGGCGCGGTGACGAGAGCGACCTGCTCGGGCGCGGGGCGCAGACCGGTGAGACCGATGGTGGCGACCATGCGCGCCTCGGTACCAGAGAGGCGCGGCCACGACAATGAGCCGCGGGTGAGGAACTGCCGAGGACGTGCACGAGCACGAGCACGTGCACGAGCACGTATGCTGTGCGCGTGCGGTTGGCGGTGATCGGGGACGTGCATCTGCGCTTCGATGCGAGCGACGTGGCGGCGCTCGATGCGCGTGGGTACGACGCGCTGCTCTTCGTGGGGGATCTCGCGGGGTACGCGCAGCGGGGCGGGGTGAAGGTCGCGAAGGTGATCGCGACGCTGCGCACGCCGGCGATCGTGGTGCCCGGGAACCACGACGCGACGAACGCGGCGCAGCTGCTCGCCGAGGTGATGCACAACGACGCGGCGGCGGCGCTGGTGTCGCGAGGCATGAGCGCGCGGGTGGCGGAGCTGCGCGCGGCGCTGGGCGGAGCGGCGCTCGGCGGGTACTCGCTGCACGCGGTGCGCGGTGCCGACGGCGAGCGGATCGACGTGGTGGTGGCGCGGCCGCACTCGTTCGGCGGGCCTCGGCTCTCGTTCCGCGCGTACCTGCGCGAGGCGTTCGGGGTGGAGTCGATCGAGCAGTCGACCGAGCGGCTGTGCGCGGTGATCGATCGCGTCGAGGGCGAGCGTCTGATCGTGCTCGCGCACAACGGGCCGAGCGGGCTCGGGGATCGGCGGGATGCGATCTGGGGCGTCGACTTCAGGCCGAGCGAGGGCGATCACGGCGACGTGGATCTGCGCGCGGCGATCGAGCACGCGAGGGCGCGCGGCAAGAAGGTGATCGCGGTTGTCGCGGGGCACATGCACCGGAAGCTGCGCGGGGGCGGGGAGCGCGCGTGGCAGGTGC is a window encoding:
- a CDS encoding DUF1015 family protein; amino-acid sequence: MVATIGLTGLRPAPEQVALVTAPPYDVIKKGSKLEALLAARAQSLYHVTLGERPAEAFARLRSDAALIADDEPAYYVYEQRFGAEARTGVFVAAEVTPYAAKQIIRHEKTFDDKVKGRIALARATDHTFGPVFALTQAKIGAVLAKAKSAAPLYHFTTDLQALNDLHGIESRIWRVTQASELGREIQSTLATQPFYIADGHHRYHAALLNPQTHALVYVTEEARIQAYDRVVNGVRKFADIKSALELRPTSTLHTPPKHTFCLYTRDGAYLLDAKTIPTDVVGRLDCSILERELYPQLGLTHSMIQDPKHFDYYPESQIDQMKAVVDRGEYDLAIALHPVSIDELVAVADAGLSNPDIVMPEKSTFFAPKILSGLFVYRHVMK
- a CDS encoding metallophosphoesterase; protein product: MRLAVIGDVHLRFDASDVAALDARGYDALLFVGDLAGYAQRGGVKVAKVIATLRTPAIVVPGNHDATNAAQLLAEVMHNDAAAALVSRGMSARVAELRAALGGAALGGYSLHAVRGADGERIDVVVARPHSFGGPRLSFRAYLREAFGVESIEQSTERLCAVIDRVEGERLIVLAHNGPSGLGDRRDAIWGVDFRPSEGDHGDVDLRAAIEHARARGKKVIAVVAGHMHRKLRGGGERAWQVREGETLFVNAARVPRVWREGGARKRCWVEVGIEGERVEAREVVSD